From the Engraulis encrasicolus isolate BLACKSEA-1 chromosome 18, IST_EnEncr_1.0, whole genome shotgun sequence genome, the window AGGCTTGGGGAAAGCCCCATGTCTTCGCCAGAGATCGTAGGCAAATGAACCCTCGCCTGACAGCTGACAAGTgcgctgaacaaaaaaaagaaaagaggacagaGAAAAAACAACTATGGGGTTACAAAATTGCACAGACATTTCTCAAAGGCACACAATGTCATTGTGCCTTTTGTCATTCTGTTTTGAAATTGTATATCAATTATATAACATTTTCTGCCTATATGTACAATAAGTGTACCGGATAGTAAGTCACAAACAAGTAAGCCATGCTGTAATATGGTGTGAATGTTGCCACAGCTTTGTTCTGTTCGTTAAAGCACATTTTTGATcttaactttggctgcttttgtggaactcttcacacagatgcacaaacctatagcctaaaaacaaaaacaatccattGCACTCATTTTGCATAGTTTTTAACAAAATGCACtactttacacacaatttccaaaagATTAACACTCCaagactcctaacctcctcaaaattGCATTCTTTTGAAAGAGAAACCAAGAGGCAAAGTGTGCTTTCAATTTTTACTGCCTGTGTCTAGTTGCTGCAATGTGTTTATTTGGTATgaggttgttgtgtttgtgtgaagagttctgcaaaaacaGCTTAAGTTACAAAAcatgagctttagcaatcagaaaaaaacacacatcaaaaAAGGAACATTGGACTTTTTACTAGCCTAcaatgtaaaacattgcagccagttaaacttgAAAAGGTATGTTGTCCTGCTGCCTTAATTTTGTAAGCTAACTCTACTCAAGGCTTTAAGTTGAGTTAATTTAAAAATTTAGGGCAGCagtgcaacttacttttttaactggctgcaatgttttacagtgtacagtgaaTACAAATCTCTAACCCAAACAGAACTAGAACTATTAGCATTCAGTAGAGATGAGCAATTGGCTACAGGACTTCATGTGTTACTTCTCATGTTATTGTCAGTGAAAGGTCACCTTAAAAAGAGAAATCTATAGGACTATGCAACGAAAGTCCACATTGCATGGGCATTTCAGGAGACACTAAGAGAGAACGGCATAGTCTGAACTGGGACTTAGTGCAAGTTATTCCTGAGGTGTCATGTAGGCTACTTGGTGCACAGCATCATAGTGATGATGTTTCTATTGACCATTGACAAGCCTTTTCATGCTTTTCAGCCATGGCAACAAACAGGTCTTCTCGTGTCGTGGTGTGCAGCTGGCCGTGAAGTGGTTTTGGGATCGGGGCTTGCGGGACATCACCGTGTTTGTGCCACTGTGGAGGAAGGAGCAGCCGCGGCCGGAGACGCCAATCACAGGTAACAGTATGGCCCTCAGCTTTGTCCTGGTTCAACATAGCCACTATGGAGGCATGGGTGTTTGAagttatagcctgattatcatcgactttcaaatctcttcgagacttggtctgaccaagagcataacaattaacatttcatgTGGAACTTATGGcagccttactaggctataggtTATACATTATATTGGGGAactattgtcacatgcttttgatcatgaagtattagatcatgtcaacatggaccacagtacattgtgacaaaaaaaacctttcaaaaagggcaatttttgtccagtagggcaaaggggcaggtgctttagcacctccTAGTCCCTATCTGTAGGCTACACGCCTATGAAGGAGAGATTTGGGGTAGGCTAATGGGAAATGGtccaggccagactcaaaccagGGTCTGTATGTATATGGGTCATTGTTACATTATTTAATTACATAGTGTACGCCTATTCCTGGTTTCAGATCAGCACATCCTGACTGAACTGGAACGGAAGAAGATTCTTGTATTCACCCCATCGCGATGTGTTGGCGGCAAGCGGATTGTGTGTTACGACGACCGCTACATTGTCGAACTGGCCTTTGCGTCAGACGGGATCATCGTGTCCAACGATAACTACCGTGACCTGCAGATCGAAAAGCCCCAGTGGAAGAAGTTCATTGAGGACCGCCTGCTGATGTACACTTTTGCCAATGACACGTGAGTTGTGATAAATTTAATCTAATTCTGGTAACAGAATTATAAAGAATGcataaaagcattataaagacttagtaaataattaaccaatgatGAACCAAACATTAACAAATTCTTTTACTATTTACCAAGTTTTATGAATGCTTTATAAATGCTTTATAGATTTCACAAACCTTAGAATATTTACAAAAAAATTTAAATGttctgttcatcattagttaattatttaagacgtttttataatgctttttatgcaatCAGTATTATAAAGTGTTCCCCTGTTTCTTTGGCCATTAGCCTATAGCCGACTATTTTAGTAACACCAAGCTTATGATAGCGGCCCTGCATGAAATGGTTAGGCCATTGCATTGACATGGCGTACATGCATCCCTAATTGCAATACCAAATGAAACATTAGGCCTCACAGTTTTACTCTTGAATGCAGATTTATGCCACCTGAAGATCCACTTGGAAGGAACGGACCAACTCTGGACAACTTCTTGAGGAAATCACCAACAGTTCCTGAAAACAAGCAGCCACCTTGTCCATATGGTAAGCATAGAACTAAACCTaagatgataataataaactcatCTGACATCACAGATGACATTTTGAAGGCCCCACACTGctcatacagtatgtgaacaGAACATCAAGCAACAGGTTATTGAATTTCCAATGGGATATGCAGCAGTTTTTGCCTAAACTTCCTACACACCTCCAACTCTATTTTTTTTACAGCAAGCAACAGACATGTATCAttgcagccagtggtgtagtctacgtagaacgcaggtatacggagtatacccactactaaattttagggacttcagtatacccacttaaaattgattgatccattatttagaatggcatgaatatatacagtatacccacttcaaaaaagtagactacaccgctgatNGCAGCAGAGTTGGGACCTCTTTACAACAAAGTACTGTAGTAGGCCCCAACATGGGAGGGCTGGTGGCAAGATGGAAACAGGAATAAAGTGGGAGGGAGGCGATACAGGTTTAAATGCAATGGGCTAATTTGTTTGCCTTGCTAAGTGTGTTTATGGGACATTAGAGAAGAGCAATAAAGCAGGACGTGCTCAAACAAATGCATGCCCTCACTGTTGACATTCTCTGAAGGGATACAAGGGATACACATCTGCTGCTTTTGTTGTGTCTGAGGGGTGTACATCTGAGGGGCAACGTCTTAGAACTGCACACCATCCACCTCCAACCAAGTGCCGGTTGGACAGAACAAAAAAGCGAAGTGAaagcctattgggaaactccaactcttactgttactgtgacacagcactccacacaccacacaagtgcacacaacgaaatagccCTCAATgaacccctagggagcagtgtgatgggacggtaccatgctcagggtacctcagtcatgtaggaggatggatGTAGGAAGTCTGACGCTGCTTACCCATAACCGCCCATGAAATCAATCAGATGAAATCCAACATGACTTCCTCTTTTTTCAGGTGTACAGTATATCTGTAAAATGGGACAGCAGCAGCTCTCTTGCTGCTGGGGGCTTTTACTATTGTGAAGTTTGGGGCTGATTTCTTGGTAAATCTCGTTCGATTCCATTTTGCTACAACTGTATGCCAGTCAGACAACCAGCTGAGCACCCAAAATGGTCTCTCAATCCCTCCCATCTATGCTTCTCCCACCCAACCTCCACTAAGGTAGCtcattctccctcttttttccttcAGGAAAGAAGTGCACATATGGCGTGAAGTGCAAATACTCCCACCCGGAACGTGCAGACCAATCTCAGCTTTCTGTGGCGGATGAGCTGAGAGCGAAAAGCAGGTCAGCCATTGAGGAGAACCAGGCTCTGCACCACCAGGTGCCCCCCACAGCGTACCCTGCCCTCCATCCGTACCCATTGGGGCCCAGTGGCACGGGCTTGGCTGGCTACAGCCACGGTGGTCGGTACTCCATGTTGCCTCACTGTGTGGTGGGGCAGGAGACGGACGGCTGCCCCCCGGCACTGCGACCCTGCAGCCCCAGAGTAGCGAACGGCTCCTACACCCCGTCCACTGGCCCAGACAGTGGACTAAGCTTTGGCTCGGATCCCTGGATGCCAGATGTTCCACCACATCACTTCCACCCCTATCACCAGCTTGAAGTCCCCCCACGGTCGGCTGGGTCCATAGCCACCAGTAGTGGCGTGGCGGGGCTCAGTGACTTGTACTCGTCTGCCAGCTCGTCTGGTAGGCTGGATATGGATGAGAGCCTGGatcacacacataacacaggACTGGGCCATTCAAGGTCAGAACGCCGCTACCCACACGTGACATCAGAGGGCCATGTCATAGGTGGACAGGGATACCCAGCACCACCAGG encodes:
- the LOC134468861 gene encoding endoribonuclease ZC3H12A-like, with the protein product MHSSSDKHQSKVERFLKLGYSRADIVRVLDSLRHDAQTNDILGELIKTGGHQASSTSTSSSTNTPATTSATPSPTAARHTGAHNGLPGGSAKSSRPPSSSSSSSSPQLVARGCGSPRAVSPSQSPAAPVDRNHASNFRPVVIDGSNVAMSHGNKQVFSCRGVQLAVKWFWDRGLRDITVFVPLWRKEQPRPETPITDQHILTELERKKILVFTPSRCVGGKRIVCYDDRYIVELAFASDGIIVSNDNYRDLQIEKPQWKKFIEDRLLMYTFANDTFMPPEDPLGRNGPTLDNFLRKSPTVPENKQPPCPYGKKCTYGVKCKYSHPERADQSQLSVADELRAKSRSAIEENQALHHQVPPTAYPALHPYPLGPSGTGLAGYSHGGRYSMLPHCVVGQETDGCPPALRPCSPRVANGSYTPSTGPDSGLSFGSDPWMPDVPPHHFHPYHQLEVPPRSAGSIATSSGVAGLSDLYSSASSSGRLDMDESLDHTHNTGLGHSRSERRYPHVTSEGHVIGGQGYPAPPGVSKGHRCGPSYPFHMHMPPLAHDGRCHSYDFVDHRPANPHCQQQYRPSRSMDEFWRPVSSPSPSDNRQVAKAHLSAIFPPDSVDHVMSLYPHVNDTTELVALMRKLKTTF